A part of Providencia sp. PROV188 genomic DNA contains:
- the trbC gene encoding type-F conjugative transfer system pilin assembly protein TrbC, producing the protein MKSLLFLFASVLLAPTCHALTDDQQFLESLRDQSVSALEGASVSPDDQAFLETLRAQPSSVVAPQSEPQRLDLPSPSIPTPPPAAQVNGISAKNQAWINDILAKQKQSQQEAQNEAQVKAQQDSPFVYFVSFSIPEAALKQMLPEANRLNIPSVINGLIDNDFRKTASTVFELTKDSGDGGVQIDPNVFAQYGITQVPALVLRCEQGFDVLYGNVHLRTAIERMASSGDCQQVAQQWLHAQETP; encoded by the coding sequence ATGAAATCCCTTTTATTTTTGTTCGCAAGCGTTCTGCTTGCGCCGACTTGTCATGCCTTAACGGATGACCAACAGTTCTTAGAATCTTTACGAGACCAAAGCGTGAGTGCGCTTGAAGGCGCTAGCGTATCACCGGATGATCAGGCGTTTTTAGAGACGTTGCGTGCGCAACCGTCTTCGGTGGTTGCACCGCAGAGTGAGCCTCAGCGACTGGATTTACCGTCGCCATCGATACCCACGCCACCGCCTGCGGCACAAGTTAACGGGATATCGGCAAAGAACCAAGCCTGGATCAACGACATTCTGGCGAAACAAAAACAGTCGCAACAAGAGGCTCAAAACGAGGCACAAGTAAAAGCGCAACAAGACAGTCCGTTTGTGTATTTTGTCTCGTTTTCCATTCCTGAAGCGGCACTCAAACAGATGTTACCGGAAGCCAATCGACTGAATATTCCCAGTGTCATTAATGGCTTAATCGATAATGACTTTCGAAAAACGGCCAGTACGGTGTTTGAATTGACCAAAGACAGCGGGGATGGCGGGGTGCAGATTGACCCTAACGTTTTTGCTCAGTATGGCATTACGCAAGTGCCTGCACTGGTGCTTCGGTGTGAGCAAGGGTTTGATGTGCTGTATGGCAACGTGCACCTTCGCACCGCGATTGAACGTATGGCGTCATCGGGCGATTGCCAGCAAGTGGCACAACAGTGGCTTCACGCCCAGGAGACGCCATGA
- the traU gene encoding conjugal transfer pilus assembly protein TraU, whose amino-acid sequence MKAWLTSLCLFGSIFLSPPVKADALCEGNFVNPITDICWDCLFPMTIGKVPVFPGIAPDTENPSMPIQICPMGILYRVGLAIGYWEPFAMTDVTRSPYCMVNLGGFNLNVGKAGGGKGTQDEPATQGAFYHVHWYKYPLTYWLNIITSVGCLERGDMDIAYLSELDPLWNDSSLSSIIAPEAFVFANPIAQGACAADAIASIGSKPLNALFWCAGSQGSMYPFTGYTSNQFSPQAASVLLSERMAFKLHRQGLVMNSVGKNQEVCYTYPSPIIPKDRYRYQMVNMHPDTAQCHPFGRSVMRWQAGYASPNSRQNFGYLIWRKRNCVFL is encoded by the coding sequence ATGAAAGCTTGGTTAACCAGTTTATGTTTATTCGGGAGTATTTTCCTGTCTCCCCCCGTGAAGGCAGATGCATTGTGTGAGGGGAATTTTGTCAATCCGATCACCGATATTTGTTGGGATTGTCTTTTTCCGATGACCATAGGGAAAGTGCCTGTGTTTCCAGGCATTGCCCCTGACACTGAAAATCCGTCCATGCCGATTCAAATTTGCCCGATGGGCATACTGTATCGCGTGGGATTGGCGATTGGCTATTGGGAGCCGTTTGCCATGACCGATGTGACACGGTCACCGTATTGCATGGTGAATCTGGGGGGCTTTAACCTCAATGTGGGGAAAGCGGGAGGTGGAAAAGGGACACAAGATGAGCCTGCAACCCAAGGGGCATTCTACCATGTGCATTGGTACAAATACCCGCTGACATATTGGTTGAATATCATCACGTCGGTGGGTTGCTTAGAGCGAGGTGATATGGATATCGCCTATTTATCGGAGCTAGACCCCTTGTGGAATGACAGCTCGTTATCCTCCATCATTGCCCCTGAAGCTTTTGTGTTTGCAAATCCCATCGCGCAAGGTGCGTGTGCGGCGGATGCGATTGCCAGCATTGGCAGTAAGCCGCTCAATGCCCTTTTTTGGTGTGCCGGCTCTCAGGGCAGTATGTATCCGTTTACGGGCTATACCTCGAATCAATTTAGTCCACAGGCCGCCTCCGTTTTATTGTCTGAACGCATGGCGTTCAAACTGCATCGGCAAGGGTTGGTGATGAACAGTGTCGGGAAAAATCAGGAAGTGTGTTACACGTACCCTTCTCCGATTATTCCCAAAGACCGCTATCGGTATCAAATGGTGAATATGCATCCTGATACCGCGCAGTGCCACCCGTTTGGTCGCTCGGTGATGCGTTGGCAAGCTGGCTATGCATCGCCCAACAGTCGCCAAAACTTTGGGTATCTCATCTGGCGTAAACGTAACTGCGTTTTCCTCTAA
- the traW gene encoding type-F conjugative transfer system protein TraW, whose product MKRLRQFSLALLLCVPCIGGAKDLGVWGDVYPVQEQSMLSFIQGRLKQLEATGEMAQMQHDFKERVIENTLRPPPVEGLLTDTQPHTLWYDPTFTVQGDYADHQGTVFARQGDRINPLSHVGLGQTLYFLDADDPRQVAWMKAQTPPTLRYKVILTNGNIKTATQQLNTRIYFDQAGSLTQQLGIRYIPAVVTQEGDKLRIVSAPMQEGR is encoded by the coding sequence ATGAAGCGATTACGGCAATTCTCTCTTGCGCTCTTGCTGTGCGTTCCTTGCATTGGGGGGGCAAAGGATTTAGGCGTATGGGGTGATGTGTATCCCGTGCAAGAACAAAGTATGTTGTCGTTTATTCAAGGTCGCCTCAAGCAGTTGGAAGCGACAGGGGAAATGGCTCAAATGCAACACGATTTTAAGGAACGGGTGATTGAAAACACCTTGCGACCGCCCCCGGTTGAGGGATTATTGACAGACACACAGCCACATACCCTGTGGTATGACCCCACTTTTACGGTGCAAGGGGATTATGCCGATCACCAAGGAACCGTATTTGCCCGTCAGGGTGACCGGATTAATCCGCTAAGTCATGTCGGACTGGGGCAAACGCTTTATTTTCTCGATGCCGATGATCCACGCCAAGTGGCCTGGATGAAGGCACAAACCCCACCGACGCTGCGCTACAAAGTCATTCTGACGAACGGCAACATCAAAACCGCGACACAACAGCTCAATACGCGCATTTACTTTGACCAAGCGGGCAGCTTAACGCAGCAACTTGGTATCCGGTACATTCCTGCCGTGGTCACACAGGAAGGCGATAAGCTGAGAATTGTCTCTGCACCGATGCAGGAGGGGCGTTAA
- the trbI gene encoding type-F conjugative transfer system protein TrbI, with product MANSNTALIEKPATAISPRRKRRQRECLKAVCFFMLIGLGLSVAVSVFVMRTLSPVTVTFDMTDTVNQYQQQMAQQFNAENPLSEQQIAQATQRFQVALSESLSEYQVQHRALILVTPAVVMGADDITVDIQAAIASKMAQ from the coding sequence ATGGCAAATTCAAACACGGCATTAATCGAAAAGCCCGCCACGGCAATTTCACCTCGCCGCAAGCGTCGTCAACGCGAATGCCTAAAAGCGGTGTGCTTTTTTATGTTAATTGGACTGGGGCTCAGTGTCGCGGTGTCGGTGTTCGTGATGCGTACCTTATCCCCCGTCACGGTCACGTTCGATATGACCGATACCGTCAACCAATATCAGCAGCAAATGGCCCAGCAATTTAATGCCGAAAACCCGCTGAGTGAACAACAAATCGCGCAAGCGACACAGCGATTTCAGGTGGCGTTAAGTGAAAGCCTGTCTGAATACCAAGTGCAGCACCGCGCCCTGATTTTAGTGACGCCCGCCGTGGTGATGGGCGCGGACGATATTACCGTCGATATTCAGGCGGCGATAGCCAGCAAAATGGCGCAATAG
- the traC gene encoding type IV secretion system protein TraC: protein MNEKRSLLDKLVAPFLPNKKEIAFDDEPQPLSLQEALLKNLFTSWRDTDGNKRAEEALEDMDYPSFCSMLPYRHYDEKSGLFINKSTIGFALECTPLIGANDKIVDALDYFLRNKLPRKIPLTVLLLGSKCVSNLLDYGLKDFGWQGEMASQFNHITRAFYERGALQGFNNKLDLPLSLRNYRLFIIYAEEHKKADAITLQKVNQTLSVVQQSLAAAELYANQLNEKQLLQVVRELSNFKHDQIALPSAEVDPYESLNEQCADRSLTLEIRPDAIHQTLSTARGQKSKTRILNYMLEKNPTQFALWQAGDNLSNLLDPASTVACPFAISMTVYVEDLVKTQNEAKSKFVANNGRANSKYVNWVPGVKKKAKEWGELREGLDANQIALARFSYGITLFCEDDDDKALKAEMALMNTYTTNKLTLCPPTFMQLRNYLAMFPFVMQEGLWGDMVRSGGTLRAKTFNVANLMPVVADNRICQSGLPIPSYRHQLSYLDIFDQTSGLGNDNYNMAVCGTSGGGKSFLIQAMIRQVLDSGGWAYVLDMGDSYKELCRSLGGVYVDARDLKFNPFAGVVNIKEAAESIRDLLLVLTNPSGDMDDTSKSILLNAVQEVWEGKAPSGHKGNEVLIDDVQAYLKAQIDGAYFDPQSTVRNKMQEIVVSLQKYTTQGIYGEYFNSDKPALNEQVRFTVLEMGGLQNKPDLLAAVMFSMMIFIEQRMYLSPRNVKKVAIIDEGWKLLDNKSSFVGDFIEGGYRTARKYYGAYITISQGIEDFDGDMASAAAKAAWSNSSFKIILRQNMEAFRKYNQKNPDQFSPVERAVIEGFPSAKDAHFSAFMLRISGRSSYHRLITDPISRALFSTDGKDFEFREEKAAEGLSQQASLLALANHKFPQEMERLSQWQIQTRH from the coding sequence ATGAACGAAAAACGCAGTTTACTGGATAAGTTAGTCGCCCCGTTCTTACCTAATAAAAAAGAGATTGCCTTTGATGACGAACCGCAACCGTTGAGCCTGCAAGAAGCGCTATTAAAGAACCTCTTTACCAGTTGGCGTGATACTGATGGTAACAAACGCGCGGAAGAAGCTCTTGAGGACATGGATTACCCGTCGTTTTGTAGCATGTTGCCGTATCGTCATTACGATGAAAAATCGGGGTTATTTATCAATAAATCCACCATTGGCTTTGCCTTGGAGTGCACGCCGCTGATTGGGGCCAACGATAAAATAGTGGACGCGTTGGATTACTTTTTACGTAACAAGCTACCGCGCAAAATCCCGCTCACGGTGTTATTGCTGGGCAGTAAATGTGTGAGCAATCTTCTCGATTACGGGCTGAAGGACTTTGGGTGGCAGGGGGAGATGGCCTCTCAATTTAACCATATCACTCGCGCTTTCTATGAACGCGGTGCATTGCAAGGCTTTAATAATAAACTCGATTTGCCGTTATCGTTGCGTAATTATCGTTTGTTTATTATCTACGCGGAAGAGCACAAAAAAGCCGACGCCATTACCTTGCAAAAGGTCAATCAAACCCTGAGTGTGGTACAGCAATCACTGGCGGCGGCGGAACTGTATGCCAATCAGTTGAATGAAAAACAGTTACTGCAAGTGGTTCGTGAACTCAGTAACTTTAAGCATGACCAGATTGCCTTGCCGAGTGCCGAGGTTGACCCTTACGAATCCTTGAATGAGCAATGTGCAGACCGCTCTCTGACGTTGGAAATTCGACCCGATGCCATTCATCAGACACTATCGACCGCGCGAGGGCAAAAGAGTAAAACGCGCATTTTAAACTACATGCTGGAGAAAAACCCGACCCAGTTTGCCTTGTGGCAAGCGGGGGATAATCTTAGCAATTTGCTTGACCCCGCATCCACCGTTGCATGTCCCTTTGCCATCAGCATGACGGTGTATGTGGAAGATTTGGTCAAAACCCAGAATGAGGCAAAGAGTAAATTTGTCGCCAATAACGGGCGGGCCAACTCCAAGTACGTGAACTGGGTGCCAGGGGTGAAGAAAAAAGCCAAAGAGTGGGGGGAGTTACGTGAAGGATTGGACGCCAATCAAATTGCCTTAGCGCGTTTCAGTTACGGTATCACCTTATTTTGTGAGGATGATGATGACAAAGCGCTGAAAGCCGAAATGGCGTTAATGAACACCTACACTACCAATAAGTTAACCTTGTGTCCCCCGACGTTCATGCAACTGCGTAATTACCTCGCCATGTTCCCCTTTGTGATGCAAGAGGGGTTATGGGGGGACATGGTGCGCTCCGGTGGCACCTTGCGGGCGAAGACTTTTAATGTGGCCAATTTAATGCCCGTGGTGGCCGATAACCGAATTTGTCAAAGTGGTTTACCCATACCGTCGTACCGCCATCAGTTGTCCTACTTGGATATCTTTGATCAAACGTCGGGTCTCGGTAATGACAACTACAACATGGCGGTGTGCGGAACGTCGGGAGGCGGTAAATCGTTTTTAATTCAAGCGATGATCCGCCAAGTGTTGGACAGTGGGGGTTGGGCGTATGTGCTGGACATGGGGGATTCGTACAAAGAGTTATGCCGCAGTTTAGGTGGGGTCTATGTTGATGCTCGAGATCTGAAATTCAACCCGTTTGCTGGCGTGGTCAATATTAAGGAAGCGGCCGAAAGTATCCGTGACTTGTTATTAGTGCTCACCAACCCGTCAGGGGATATGGATGACACCTCTAAATCCATCTTACTGAATGCGGTGCAAGAGGTGTGGGAAGGTAAAGCGCCGAGTGGTCACAAAGGCAATGAGGTGCTGATTGATGATGTTCAAGCGTATCTTAAGGCCCAAATCGATGGCGCTTACTTTGATCCACAAAGTACGGTGCGCAATAAAATGCAAGAAATTGTGGTCTCCTTGCAGAAATACACCACCCAAGGGATTTACGGTGAGTATTTCAACAGTGATAAACCCGCACTGAATGAGCAGGTACGTTTTACGGTACTGGAAATGGGCGGCTTACAAAACAAGCCTGACCTGCTTGCCGCAGTCATGTTCTCGATGATGATCTTCATTGAACAGCGTATGTACCTTTCTCCGCGTAACGTGAAAAAAGTCGCCATTATCGATGAAGGCTGGAAATTGCTGGATAACAAAAGCAGCTTTGTCGGTGACTTTATTGAAGGCGGTTATCGTACCGCCCGTAAATACTACGGCGCGTACATTACCATCTCGCAAGGGATTGAAGACTTTGATGGGGACATGGCCAGTGCTGCTGCTAAGGCGGCGTGGAGTAACTCATCGTTCAAAATTATCTTGCGGCAAAACATGGAAGCCTTTCGAAAATACAACCAGAAAAACCCTGACCAGTTCAGCCCCGTGGAGCGTGCGGTAATCGAAGGTTTCCCGTCCGCCAAAGATGCGCATTTCAGTGCCTTTATGTTGCGAATTTCGGGACGTTCGTCGTATCACCGGCTCATTACCGACCCGATTAGTCGTGCCTTGTTCTCCACCGACGGTAAAGACTTTGAATTCCGTGAAGAAAAAGCCGCTGAAGGCTTGAGTCAACAAGCATCCTTATTGGCATTAGCTAATCATAAATTCCCGCAAGAAATGGAGAGGTTATCTCAATGGCAAATTCAAACACGGCATTAA
- the traV gene encoding type IV conjugative transfer system lipoprotein TraV — MKKLLVLGALTLLAGCTAGMKDSFDCNATAQDSCMTMEEANQRASAQTSPLGKSQTLGGTTQKRAELPRLAPLATPIVPMTITALARQVKPVETKSPVAQASVSSSGAFAHSQPPVKKVAPSMPIITDTSTPWGAWGDIGMAPPQRLPTSTARLWVAPWVDEHDNLYQPAVVSFVVKDGEWRAQ; from the coding sequence ATGAAAAAACTCCTAGTTCTAGGCGCATTAACCCTGCTCGCCGGTTGTACCGCGGGCATGAAAGATTCCTTTGATTGTAATGCCACTGCACAAGACAGCTGTATGACCATGGAAGAGGCTAATCAACGCGCCTCAGCGCAAACGTCCCCCCTTGGAAAATCGCAGACGTTAGGAGGAACAACGCAAAAGCGAGCAGAATTGCCGCGGTTAGCGCCGTTGGCAACCCCCATTGTGCCGATGACGATCACCGCACTGGCACGTCAGGTGAAACCGGTTGAGACCAAAAGTCCCGTTGCTCAGGCGTCGGTCTCATCCTCGGGTGCCTTTGCGCATTCTCAGCCGCCAGTGAAAAAAGTTGCCCCTTCCATGCCTATTATCACTGACACCTCAACACCGTGGGGGGCTTGGGGGGATATTGGCATGGCGCCACCTCAACGATTACCGACATCAACGGCCCGTTTATGGGTCGCTCCGTGGGTTGATGAGCACGATAATTTATATCAACCTGCCGTGGTGTCCTTTGTCGTCAAAGACGGTGAGTGGAGGGCGCAGTAA
- the rfaH gene encoding transcription/translation regulatory transformer protein RfaH: MAKWYLLYCKTGQDLRAIEHLERQGVNCFSPRYEAEKMVRNRKRKVMEPLFPNYLFVKFDYEFIHFSTINSTRGVNYFVRFGKLPVLVPDEIIASLMVPNFMKEVSEQLPQKGDEVVIYDGVYQGVRAIYSEPNGEARSVLLLNILNREVPKIVDNRNFETIK; the protein is encoded by the coding sequence ATGGCAAAATGGTATTTGTTGTATTGCAAAACAGGGCAAGATTTACGGGCGATTGAACACCTTGAACGTCAAGGTGTGAACTGTTTTTCTCCGCGTTATGAGGCGGAGAAAATGGTGAGAAACCGCAAACGGAAAGTGATGGAACCCTTATTTCCAAACTATTTATTTGTGAAGTTCGATTATGAATTTATTCACTTCTCAACCATTAACTCAACGCGGGGGGTAAATTACTTTGTGCGCTTTGGCAAATTACCGGTATTGGTTCCCGATGAAATTATTGCGTCACTGATGGTGCCGAACTTCATGAAAGAGGTGAGTGAGCAACTCCCGCAAAAAGGGGATGAAGTAGTCATCTATGATGGTGTTTATCAAGGTGTACGAGCCATTTACAGTGAACCGAATGGGGAAGCGCGTTCGGTATTACTGCTTAACATTCTCAACCGGGAAGTCCCTAAAATTGTCGATAACCGTAATTTCGAGACGATTAAATAA
- a CDS encoding TrbI/VirB10 family protein, with the protein MANINVKAKRKQTVIFVLLALGLSGVGAAAWYMSLPPAPKKSVSQQARSAPNMTGVVSSTFDKNVGKSAMADLQSTASQVDKKMKQVDARIAKLEQENKAYRDKIEQQDKDLTTLQDQLTDMSNGMIHGDNALPAPQPQSLPVGQVPTLNTGANQLIIPPPTQFYPAGQYPVGQPQININPALKQDLESMTFEYEEDNVRVELPPLPYIPSGSFAKASVIEGADANASVTGNSNPSPMQFRLIGKLIMPNDEEYDLSGCAVTAGVYGDISSERGLVRTDRLSCKLLGHTVDMPFKGHVSFMGKNGIKGEPVIRNGQLVGYAFAGGFIDALGSGISQVGSTSVGMGASNTTSFGDVARGGVGGGVQQSGKMVSEYLIKRAEQYHPVIPIGAGVEVTVVFQEGFQLKFIEEMNKAKKGHSESPTLKESVNNGISVSKQALERISLGDAVPTGASPQ; encoded by the coding sequence ATGGCCAACATTAATGTGAAAGCAAAACGCAAACAGACAGTGATTTTTGTGTTACTCGCGCTGGGTTTATCGGGTGTCGGTGCGGCCGCGTGGTACATGAGCTTACCGCCTGCGCCCAAAAAATCGGTTTCACAACAAGCCAGATCCGCGCCGAACATGACTGGCGTAGTCTCTTCCACCTTTGATAAGAATGTCGGTAAATCTGCGATGGCAGATTTGCAGTCAACGGCATCCCAAGTGGATAAGAAGATGAAGCAGGTGGATGCGCGGATTGCGAAGCTAGAGCAGGAAAATAAAGCCTATCGCGACAAAATTGAGCAGCAGGATAAAGATTTAACGACATTGCAAGACCAATTAACGGACATGAGTAATGGGATGATCCACGGTGATAACGCATTACCGGCTCCTCAACCACAGTCATTGCCTGTCGGGCAAGTCCCCACATTAAATACGGGGGCGAATCAACTGATTATTCCGCCGCCAACCCAGTTTTATCCCGCAGGGCAATACCCTGTCGGGCAGCCCCAAATCAATATTAATCCTGCCTTGAAGCAAGATTTGGAATCCATGACCTTTGAGTATGAGGAAGACAACGTTCGCGTGGAACTGCCGCCGCTGCCTTATATTCCGTCAGGCAGTTTTGCCAAAGCGAGTGTCATTGAAGGGGCCGATGCAAATGCGTCGGTCACGGGAAACAGTAACCCTTCTCCGATGCAATTTCGTCTGATTGGTAAACTCATCATGCCGAATGATGAAGAATACGACCTGAGTGGTTGTGCGGTGACAGCGGGGGTGTATGGGGATATTTCCAGTGAGCGAGGATTAGTTCGCACCGATCGATTATCCTGCAAGTTGTTAGGGCATACCGTCGATATGCCGTTTAAAGGGCATGTGTCCTTTATGGGGAAAAATGGGATTAAAGGCGAACCCGTCATTCGCAATGGTCAATTGGTTGGGTATGCGTTTGCCGGCGGGTTTATTGATGCACTGGGTTCTGGGATTTCTCAAGTGGGTTCCACTTCTGTCGGGATGGGGGCCAGTAACACGACCTCGTTTGGTGATGTGGCGCGGGGCGGTGTCGGGGGCGGGGTGCAGCAGTCAGGCAAAATGGTGTCAGAGTATTTAATTAAACGGGCTGAACAATATCACCCTGTGATACCGATTGGCGCAGGGGTTGAAGTGACGGTCGTTTTCCAAGAAGGCTTTCAACTGAAGTTCATTGAAGAGATGAATAAAGCGAAAAAAGGTCATTCAGAGTCCCCCACGCTCAAAGAGTCCGTCAATAATGGCATTTCCGTTTCTAAACAGGCGCTTGAACGAATTTCACTGGGCGATGCCGTGCCTACAGGTGCATCACCACAATAA
- a CDS encoding TraK domain-containing protein: MKTNRNKVMGTLLALFISSVLHPASAEPVAQLPTKIPVSPDAQVKVEFSNSEPNLLVVPGDRVVGIDSAQGMFINGNNKGTAGIANGGVVLMTAQTTPFTFYVRTAGGLTVSVVAVPKKRDGRVLQLISNKPAPQVAAKRWERSLPYPQMLIELHKALLNGELPNGFVEAPVIAMPNFQLPSGYAVSADTMWNGGGLRVYQLHVRNTSSVAKPLSERLFNQSGVRSVVIYPYSETVLAGATATVWLTVSNEVDNGQH; encoded by the coding sequence ATGAAAACAAACCGTAACAAGGTGATGGGGACACTGTTAGCGTTGTTCATTAGCAGTGTTTTGCATCCCGCCAGTGCTGAACCTGTCGCCCAGCTTCCCACCAAAATTCCCGTGTCGCCGGATGCACAAGTGAAAGTGGAATTCAGTAACAGTGAACCCAATCTCTTGGTGGTGCCAGGGGACAGAGTGGTGGGTATCGATAGTGCGCAAGGGATGTTTATTAACGGTAATAATAAAGGCACTGCAGGGATTGCGAATGGTGGCGTCGTCTTAATGACGGCACAAACGACGCCGTTCACGTTTTATGTCAGAACTGCAGGGGGATTAACCGTTTCTGTCGTGGCGGTGCCGAAAAAACGCGATGGTCGTGTACTGCAATTGATATCCAACAAACCGGCACCACAGGTCGCAGCGAAACGCTGGGAGCGTTCATTACCGTACCCTCAAATGCTGATTGAACTGCACAAAGCTTTACTCAATGGTGAGCTGCCGAACGGGTTTGTTGAGGCGCCCGTGATTGCGATGCCTAACTTTCAGTTGCCGTCAGGGTATGCCGTTTCAGCCGATACCATGTGGAATGGGGGCGGTTTGCGGGTGTATCAGTTGCATGTACGTAATACCAGTTCTGTGGCAAAACCCCTGTCAGAGCGTTTATTCAATCAATCCGGTGTTCGTTCTGTGGTGATTTACCCTTACAGTGAAACCGTCTTGGCGGGGGCGACGGCGACTGTCTGGTTGACGGTGAGTAATGAGGTGGATAATGGCCAACATTAA
- the traE gene encoding type IV conjugative transfer system protein TraE → MKLSAAKSATKYTSLLFVSLTFMLGLSLTGNIFAWLRLDDLLNSRQETYIPMFFDTPFTLTRSHADANYLESVAQSLIYLRYNVSPESVKANHQSLLRYVSKESRPEMQDVLVLEAKEVIANNVTSAFYLSKMEVYPVDGIVDIHGELKTWIGKREALPESKKVRLHVKYQNGITEVISFEDIIDENKP, encoded by the coding sequence ATGAAACTGAGCGCAGCAAAGTCCGCCACAAAATACACCTCGTTACTGTTTGTCTCTCTCACCTTTATGTTGGGCTTGAGTTTAACGGGCAATATTTTTGCGTGGCTACGATTAGATGATTTATTAAACAGTCGACAAGAAACATACATTCCGATGTTTTTCGACACCCCCTTTACCTTGACGCGTTCACACGCGGATGCGAACTACCTTGAGTCAGTGGCGCAGTCACTGATTTATCTGCGTTACAACGTCAGCCCTGAATCCGTGAAAGCCAATCACCAATCGCTACTGCGATATGTGAGTAAAGAGTCTCGCCCTGAAATGCAAGATGTCTTGGTCCTTGAGGCTAAAGAGGTGATTGCCAACAACGTGACGTCCGCATTTTACCTGTCAAAAATGGAAGTCTACCCCGTTGATGGCATTGTCGACATTCACGGTGAGCTGAAAACGTGGATTGGTAAGCGTGAAGCGTTGCCCGAGTCCAAAAAAGTTCGATTGCATGTGAAATATCAAAACGGCATAACCGAAGTCATCAGTTTCGAGGACATCATTGATGAAAACAAACCGTAA
- the traL gene encoding type IV conjugative transfer system protein TraL: MEDERAARFLFPQTLSQQGGILPLPNDEAAVLISPMLWGFYEGQEMAGLVAGALLWYALRYFKKGRGSLWLLNACYWYLPAYCFKSIYKTLPESAFRLYLK; the protein is encoded by the coding sequence ATGGAAGATGAACGTGCAGCACGTTTTCTTTTTCCTCAGACATTATCCCAGCAAGGCGGTATTCTTCCCTTACCCAATGATGAAGCCGCCGTTCTCATAAGCCCCATGTTATGGGGCTTTTATGAAGGACAAGAAATGGCTGGTCTTGTGGCTGGCGCGTTGCTCTGGTATGCACTGAGGTATTTTAAAAAAGGGCGGGGCAGTCTCTGGTTACTGAACGCCTGTTATTGGTATTTACCCGCCTACTGTTTTAAAAGCATTTACAAAACTCTCCCTGAATCCGCGTTCAGACTCTATTTAAAGTAA
- a CDS encoding type IV conjugative transfer system pilin TraA, with protein MSQIAIDSPVTKRKGIFSRAWSALNTKAAKSLYKYVAAPLVLWMAARGFAQAADLAKEGVQDAGDTFGSGSSVMYYIMIAEAILIFLAFMKTQNPALLLLIPVFIVGTKIVFGLIGGAPSGTP; from the coding sequence ATGAGTCAAATTGCTATTGATTCACCGGTAACCAAGCGCAAGGGGATCTTCTCGCGTGCATGGAGCGCCTTAAATACGAAAGCGGCAAAATCCCTCTATAAATATGTGGCTGCACCCTTAGTGTTATGGATGGCTGCACGTGGTTTCGCGCAAGCGGCTGATTTAGCCAAAGAAGGTGTACAGGACGCAGGGGATACGTTTGGTAGTGGTTCCTCCGTGATGTATTACATCATGATCGCCGAAGCGATTTTGATTTTCCTGGCGTTCATGAAAACACAAAACCCCGCGTTATTACTGCTGATCCCGGTGTTCATCGTAGGGACTAAAATTGTGTTTGGTTTAATTGGTGGTGCGCCATCCGGTACACCGTAA
- a CDS encoding TraY domain-containing protein, whose amino-acid sequence MKEKEYKAVTISVPISAETNRLLTKSAKRARRSKKVEAVIRLSDHLRLVEHIEGNYQELLIKY is encoded by the coding sequence ATGAAAGAAAAAGAATATAAGGCGGTCACAATAAGTGTACCGATTAGTGCTGAAACAAATCGTTTATTAACTAAATCCGCTAAGCGCGCACGACGTTCTAAAAAAGTCGAAGCAGTTATACGATTATCAGATCATTTACGACTTGTTGAACATATTGAAGGAAATTACCAAGAGTTATTAATTAAATATTAA